Proteins from a single region of Struthio camelus isolate bStrCam1 chromosome W, bStrCam1.hap1, whole genome shotgun sequence:
- the LOC138064130 gene encoding embigin-like has product MPAFSGERLVRWLLLLSLCLPGGSPADLPMTTQDASQANGNFLTQMPTGLNESSPDPVKTTQIINRQTRESISDHSPDGHNVSTPGPDLTTEDFKQANEEKATNFTYMVYEILLSGVSGTSVEKNITLDSSAKVELSCSLAGKYPHLKILQVAWKKGNETIKHINKTENSWSIQLTITDENELGSYSCTLKGEEEEELKAVFHLQVPKIEDKEKPIISYEGDSVVMICKSSNYTPITWTWYLTNGSEQIAINDSLLSDKYVIDRVPANTTHLKILKLTKKDDGAYWCEAVFQLGKSKGKLKLKVLTFMVPLKPFLAILAEVIILVALVFLYEVYSKKKEKPAEDEKEFEQVEQLKSEESNGVESSSTRHRKV; this is encoded by the exons atgCCCGCCTTCTCCGGGGAGCGGCTggtgcggtggctgctgctgctctcgcTGTGCCTCCCGGGCGGCAGCCCCGCAG atctaCCCATGACAACACAAGATGCCAGCCAAGCTAATGGGAATTTTTTGACTCAAATGCCAACTGGACTTAATGAATCATCTCCTG ACCCCGTGAAAACTACACAAATTATCAACCGACAAACTCGGGAGAGCATTTCAGATCACTCACCAGATGGACATAATGTATCTACACCTG GTCCAGATCTGACCACAGAAGACTTCAAGCAGGCAAATGAAGAGAAAGCAACTAATTTCACTTATATGGTGTATGAGATACTCCTATCTG GTGTTTCTGgtacttctgtggaaaaaaatatcactttGGACAGCTCAGCTAAAGTTGAGCTCTCATGCAGCCTGGCTGGTAAATATCCTCATTTGAAAattcttcaagtagcttggaagAAGGGAAATGAAACAATCAAGCACATCAATAAAACGGAAAATAGCTGGAGCATCCA GTTGACAATCACAGATGAAAATGAACTGGGAAGTTACAGTTGTACTCTTAAaggtgaagaagaagaagaactcaAAGCTGTGTTCCATTTACAAG TACCAAAAattgaagacaaagaaaaacccATTATCAGTTATGAAGGAGATTCAGTTGTAATGATATGTAAAAGTTCCAATTATACTCCCATCACTTGGACCTGGTACCTGACCAATGGAAGCGAACAG attGCCATTAATGATTCTTTGCTGTCAGACAAATATGTAATTGATCGAGTACCTGCAAACACAACCCATCTCAAGATATTGAAGCTTACTAAGAAAGATGATGGTGCATACTGGTGTGAAGCTGTTTTTCAACTAGGAAAAAGTAAAGGAAAGCTGAAGCTTAAAGTTCTCACCTTCATGGTGCCACTCAAACCATTTCTAGCAATACTGGCTGAAGTTATTATTTTAGTAGCTCTTGTTTTCCTCTATGAGGTGTACTCTAAAAAGAAGGAGAAGCCCGCAG aagatgaaaaagaatttGAACAAGTTGAGCAACT TAAATCAGAAGAAAGCAATGGAGTGGAAAGCAGTAGCACTAGGCACAGGAAAGTGTAA